One genomic segment of Microcella indica includes these proteins:
- a CDS encoding ABC transporter substrate-binding protein, with protein MSSTLRRRVLAPAAAVGALSLVLAGCAADTDEPGAGGDVDCSAYEQYGTFDGESVEVYATIVEVEADDLVTSWSDFEDCTGITIDYVGTQEAETQINVRAAAGDAPDLMIIPQPGLLQRLIADGYVVAAPSSVEDNVDEFWSESWKGYGTIDGTFYAAPLMASVKGYIWYSPADFEENGYEIPTTWDEMMALTDQMTERNEGAYRPWCVGFGSGDATGWPGTDWVEDAVLRSAGPEAYDAWVAGELEFSSPEITEAIEMVGDILLNPEYVNGGFGGVESIVSTTFNDGGLPILDGNCSMHHQASFYEAQWGDGVTVAPDGDIWAFITPPMSADDGPAVTGGGEFVAAFNDREATGAVQTYLASDTWANNRVALGGVISANQGLDASLAGSQLGVQSIEILQNPDTVFRFDASDLMPAEVGTSSFWTGMVDWVSGTVSTDELTSFIDSTFP; from the coding sequence ATGAGTTCCACTCTCCGGCGCAGGGTTCTTGCGCCAGCCGCAGCAGTCGGCGCCCTCAGCCTCGTTCTCGCAGGCTGCGCCGCCGACACCGACGAGCCCGGAGCGGGCGGCGACGTCGACTGCTCCGCGTACGAGCAGTACGGCACCTTCGACGGCGAGAGCGTCGAGGTCTACGCGACGATCGTCGAGGTCGAAGCCGATGACCTGGTGACCAGCTGGTCCGACTTCGAGGACTGCACGGGCATCACGATCGACTACGTGGGCACGCAGGAGGCGGAGACGCAGATCAACGTGCGCGCCGCCGCTGGTGACGCTCCCGACCTCATGATCATCCCGCAGCCCGGTCTTCTCCAGCGCCTCATCGCCGACGGCTACGTCGTCGCCGCTCCCTCGAGCGTCGAGGACAACGTCGACGAGTTCTGGAGCGAGTCCTGGAAGGGCTACGGCACGATCGACGGCACCTTCTACGCCGCGCCGCTCATGGCGAGCGTCAAGGGCTACATCTGGTACTCGCCGGCCGACTTCGAGGAGAACGGCTACGAGATTCCCACCACGTGGGACGAGATGATGGCGCTCACCGACCAGATGACCGAGCGCAACGAGGGCGCCTACCGCCCCTGGTGCGTCGGCTTCGGCTCCGGTGACGCGACCGGCTGGCCCGGCACCGACTGGGTCGAGGACGCCGTGCTGCGCTCGGCTGGCCCCGAGGCGTACGACGCCTGGGTCGCGGGAGAGCTCGAGTTCAGCTCGCCCGAGATCACCGAGGCCATCGAGATGGTCGGCGACATCCTCCTCAACCCGGAGTACGTCAACGGCGGCTTCGGCGGCGTCGAGTCGATCGTCTCGACGACCTTCAACGACGGCGGCCTGCCCATCCTCGATGGCAACTGCTCGATGCACCACCAGGCTTCGTTCTACGAGGCGCAGTGGGGCGACGGCGTGACGGTGGCTCCGGATGGCGACATCTGGGCCTTCATCACCCCGCCGATGAGCGCCGATGACGGCCCCGCCGTCACCGGTGGTGGCGAGTTCGTCGCCGCGTTCAACGACCGCGAGGCGACGGGTGCTGTGCAGACCTACCTCGCGAGCGACACGTGGGCGAACAACCGCGTCGCGCTCGGCGGTGTCATCTCGGCCAACCAGGGCCTCGACGCGAGCCTCGCCGGCTCGCAGCTCGGCGTCCAGTCGATCGAGATCCTGCAGAACCCGGACACGGTGTTCCGCTTCGACGCCTCTGACCTCATGCCCGCCGAAGTCGGTACCAGCTCCTTCTGGACCGGCATGGTGGACTGGGTGAGCGGCACGGTCTCGACCGACGAGCTGACGTCGTTTATCGACAGCACCTTCCCCTGA
- a CDS encoding LacI family DNA-binding transcriptional regulator, whose product MSILADVARIAGVSKSTASRALSGRGYVSIDTRRKVEAAASELGYVVSSTAASLVTGRTRNVGVVIPYINRWYFAEVLEGIESALIRAGYDLTLYRLSTDRDLRRRVFDYFLVRKRVDAVIAVTIALSPHEVEMLQALGKPLVAIGGRVAGIPSLSIDDVETSRLATEHLISLGHERIIHVGGDQDEQMDFRVHSQRYSGFRRAMEEAGLGDGDDFREAEFSISGGYAAGLAVLGDPRTRPTAIFAGCDEIAVGIMMAARQLGIGVPHDLSIIGIDDHPLAETLGITTLAQRPGAQGGRAVELLLEQIDHHDAHAPDEHLLLPTGLTVRSSTGPARPA is encoded by the coding sequence ATGAGCATCCTGGCTGATGTTGCCCGCATCGCGGGCGTCTCCAAGTCCACCGCGTCGCGCGCTCTGAGCGGTCGCGGATACGTCTCGATCGACACGCGCCGGAAGGTCGAGGCAGCGGCCTCCGAGCTCGGCTACGTCGTCTCGAGCACGGCGGCGAGCCTCGTGACCGGCCGCACGCGCAACGTCGGGGTCGTCATCCCGTACATCAACCGCTGGTATTTCGCGGAGGTGCTCGAGGGCATCGAGTCCGCGCTCATCCGTGCCGGGTACGACCTCACTCTCTATCGTCTGAGCACCGACCGCGATCTGCGGCGCCGCGTGTTCGACTACTTCCTCGTGCGCAAGCGCGTCGACGCCGTGATCGCCGTCACGATCGCCCTGAGCCCGCACGAGGTCGAGATGCTGCAGGCGCTCGGCAAGCCGCTCGTCGCCATCGGAGGGCGCGTGGCGGGCATCCCGTCGCTGTCGATCGACGACGTGGAGACCTCGCGCCTCGCGACGGAGCACCTCATCAGCCTGGGCCACGAGCGCATCATCCACGTCGGCGGCGACCAGGACGAGCAGATGGACTTCCGCGTGCACAGTCAGCGCTACTCGGGCTTCCGACGCGCGATGGAGGAGGCCGGGCTGGGCGACGGGGACGACTTCCGCGAAGCGGAGTTCTCCATCTCCGGCGGCTACGCCGCGGGGCTCGCGGTGCTCGGCGATCCGCGCACGCGACCCACCGCCATCTTCGCCGGGTGCGACGAGATCGCGGTCGGCATCATGATGGCCGCCCGCCAGCTCGGCATCGGCGTGCCGCACGACCTCTCGATCATCGGCATCGACGACCACCCCCTCGCCGAGACTCTCGGCATCACGACGCTCGCCCAGCGCCCCGGCGCGCAGGGCGGCCGCGCGGTCGAGCTTCTGCTCGAGCAGATCGACCACCACGACGCCCACGCGCCC